The Synechococcus sp. BL107 nucleotide sequence GGAACGATGCATCGGTGCCAACCTGACATCACCCGCACCACACGAGCCCCCCATGACCATCGCTCTGCTGATTGCCCTGGCTGGCTCCTTGGCTGCCATGGCGGTGATTGTGCGTCGTCTTGAGCAGCGTTAAACCACGCCAAAGCATTCGGTCGCATCGCTGTTGTCGTGGCACCCTGAATCGAGACGATGGGCCGCACTCATGCGGAGGTTCCGACAACAATCAGCCGTTGTGCTGGTTGCCTTCCTGCTGGTGGGACTCCCCGCTCAGGCACGCAAATTAAAAGTAGGCATCAGCGGTTCTCCACCGTTTGTGATTCAGGAGAACAATTCCTTTCAAGGCATCAGCCTTGATGTTTGGCGGCAGGTCGCTGAAGACAACGAGCTGGTTTATGACCTCGTGCCGCAGAGCTCGCCGGAGGTCGGCATCGCGGCGGTCGATCAGGGACAGATCGATGTGTTGGTGGGGCCGATCAGCATCACCCCCCGCAGATTGGCCATGCCAGGGGTCGATTTCACTCAGCCCTACTACCTCGCCAAGTCCGGGGTCTTGCTCCCCCTCGATTCACCCACGATCTTCAGCCGCGTGAAGGTGTTCTTCGGCTGGGCCGTGATCTCTTCGATGTTGATTCTCATCAGCGTCTTGCTGGTGGTGGGCAGTTTGATTTGGCTCGCCGAACGTCGGGAGAATAGTGAGCAGTTTCCGAAACGCTGGCTGCCAGGAATTGCCAGCGGAATGTGGTTTGCCGTCGTCACCCTCACCACCGTGGGTTATGGAGACAAAGCCCCCATCAGCCGAACAGGCCGAGGTATTACGGCCACATGGATGGTGATCTCTCTGATTGCCGTGTCGTCGTTAACGGCAAGCCTGGCCTCAGCCTTCACGTTGTTTTTCTCCGGAACGAGAGAGACAACGATCAGTTCACCCGCCCAACTGCAACAACGTCGAGTGGCCACCATTGAAGGGACCAGTGGGGTGGAGTTGGCTGAACGAGGCAGCATGCGGGTTCTCAAAACAGAGAATCTGACGAGCGGCATTGAGTTGTTGTTGTCGGAACAAGCAGAAGCGCTGATTTTTGATCGGCCGGCCATTCGGCATCACATCAAACTGAATCCTCACTTGGCCGTTCAGCTGGCGCCCTTCACCCTTGCGGAGGAAACCTACGGGTTTGTGTTCAAAACAGGGAACCCCCTCCGGAATCCCCTGAACGTGTCGATCCTGCGACTCCAGCGCTTGGGCGACATCAAATCCATCGCAAACAAACTGTTGAACTAATCAGCCCAGGGGACGGTGACGACGCAACGCCTCCTCCAACAGGTATGCCGCGAGGTTTCCACAGCTACGGCCTTCCTCAAGAGCATGGCGCTTTAAGTCATCCATCACGCCACGGGGGAGGGTCACATTGATGCGCTCAGAGCTGGCAGCATCCGCAACCGCTGCCGTTGGAGGAGCTGGAGGGGTCTCTCCAAGGCGCTGCTGCAACTCAAGAACTAGATCCTGAAGAAGTGGCACGATTTCGTTTCATTAACTTATCAATATTGACACATTATCGTGTCAAGTCGGGCTCCTGTCTCCCTGCTGCCACTTCGGCGTAATCTTGAGCGGAATTTTGAGGTGCCATGCGTCCCCTGCCGCTCAAGCTTGCACCCGGCAGTGACCTGCGCCTCAGCCTGGAAGATTTGGCTCGTCGCGAGGGCATCCATGGATTTGTCCTCGGCGTGGTGGGCAACCTCACGCGCGCGGCTTTCCAGTGCCCAGGCCAATCAGAGCCAACCGTCTTGGAAGGTGATCTTGAAGTGATCACCTTGAACGGAACGCTGAGCCCCGATTCCGTTCATCTCCATCTCAGTCTGTCCGATGGCGCATGTCAGGTTTGGGGAGGGCACCTCGAGCCGGGCACCATTGTGCAAAAAGGGGCCGATGTCCTGGTTGGCGTTCTTGAACAGAACAAACCAGCGGCTGCGACAACCGCAACAGCACCGCGTCTAGAGATTGCTGTGCTGCCCGGATGTCCCTGGTGCAGCAGGGCGCTGCGCCTGCTGCGGACCTTGGATGTTCACCACACGGTGATCACGGTGAATGACGACAGCACGTTCAAGAGCGTTCAGAGCCGTAGTGGGATGGGGACATTCCCCCAGGTGTTCGTCGACGGCACCGTGATCGGTGGCTACGACGATCTCACCACGCTCCACGCTGCTGGTGAACTCGAAGCCCTCCGATAGCGACCCTGCCGAACTCCCACCGTTCTGGTCGCTCAAACCTTGGTGGTGTCAGCCCTGGTCGATTGTTTCGACCGGAATCATCGGAGTGCTGGGCTCCTGGCTGATCCTGCATCGGCTTTGGATCAGTCTGCCAATGGCGATCGCTGTCGCCCTGTGGTGGGGACTGTTTTTAGTCGTTGTGCCAAGCGCCTACAAAGCGAGCCTGCAGCAGGACTCAATGGGCCGCAGACCTTGATGCTTGGCGGTTGCGCTGCTTCTCCTCAAAAAGTTCCCCTTCCAGTTGCTCAATCAGACGGCTGACGAGATCCTGAAATTCTGGCTGGCATCCGCGAAATGCCGCTTTATGGCGAATTGGTTCATTCCGCATACGGAGATCCGTCAACATCAACTGCAGAGAATCAATCCTGGCGTTGGAGTTCATGCTGGGCGTTAGCTCGCGAACCGAGGTTATGACGCAATCGTCCGCTCAGATTCCCAACTCCTTCAGTAACCGCGTCTGAGCCTGGCCACCCAAGATGGCGTGGGCTGCCATAGCCCCACTTGCTGCGACGGGTGGGATTCCAATCCCGGGAAAGGTGCTGGCACCACAAAGCCACAGATTTTCGAGTGGAGTCGTCACCCCCGGAAACAAGCCATTCGCTGCAGAAAGAGCAGGCCCATAACTACCTTCACTCACGTTTAGGAAATGGCTGTGGGTTAAGGGTGTGCCCTCCATCACCAGATCACAGCGGTCACGAATATCGGGAA carries:
- a CDS encoding transporter substrate-binding domain-containing protein, whose protein sequence is MRRFRQQSAVVLVAFLLVGLPAQARKLKVGISGSPPFVIQENNSFQGISLDVWRQVAEDNELVYDLVPQSSPEVGIAAVDQGQIDVLVGPISITPRRLAMPGVDFTQPYYLAKSGVLLPLDSPTIFSRVKVFFGWAVISSMLILISVLLVVGSLIWLAERRENSEQFPKRWLPGIASGMWFAVVTLTTVGYGDKAPISRTGRGITATWMVISLIAVSSLTASLASAFTLFFSGTRETTISSPAQLQQRRVATIEGTSGVELAERGSMRVLKTENLTSGIELLLSEQAEALIFDRPAIRHHIKLNPHLAVQLAPFTLAEETYGFVFKTGNPLRNPLNVSILRLQRLGDIKSIANKLLN
- a CDS encoding CopG family transcriptional regulator: MPLLQDLVLELQQRLGETPPAPPTAAVADAASSERINVTLPRGVMDDLKRHALEEGRSCGNLAAYLLEEALRRHRPLG
- a CDS encoding PCC domain-containing protein; protein product: MRPLPLKLAPGSDLRLSLEDLARREGIHGFVLGVVGNLTRAAFQCPGQSEPTVLEGDLEVITLNGTLSPDSVHLHLSLSDGACQVWGGHLEPGTIVQKGADVLVGVLEQNKPAAATTATAPRLEIAVLPGCPWCSRALRLLRTLDVHHTVITVNDDSTFKSVQSRSGMGTFPQVFVDGTVIGGYDDLTTLHAAGELEALR
- a CDS encoding DUF6737 family protein, whose amino-acid sequence is MNSKPSDSDPAELPPFWSLKPWWCQPWSIVSTGIIGVLGSWLILHRLWISLPMAIAVALWWGLFLVVVPSAYKASLQQDSMGRRP